The Eriocheir sinensis breed Jianghai 21 chromosome 45, ASM2467909v1, whole genome shotgun sequence genomic interval ATGGTGAGATCGCTAATATCCACAGCACTAGTGGGCATCCGGGCATTAAGCGCACGCTGTACTTCTGCAGGAGGCTCTTTCCATCTGTCACCCGAGCGTAGGTGCTAAACGTCGTGGGTAACTGCGAAGCCTGCCAATCCATTGACCCGGCACCCGTAAAGTGGGAAAGAGGATCACTGGGAGTAGCGGATTGCTGGGACAGAGTCAGCATGGACATCTGCCACGTCGGAGACCAGCATTACCTGACGCTGATAGACTGTGGCCCATCTCGGTACGCCATATGGAGAAGACTGAAGGGACAAGATGCAGCGTGTGTCATTGACAAGCTGGAGTCAGTGTTTTACGAGCGTGGTGCACCGAAAGAGTTGCTGACCAACAACGCCACCAGCTTCCGTACTTCGATGGTCAGCGAGTTTGCCAGCCTCTGGGGAATAAATGTAACGTACCGCTGTGCAAACGTTCTTTCAGGCAACGGAATTGCGGAGCGATGTCATCGGTCAGTTAAGACCATAGCAGCGGGGAAACGCTGCTATGTTGAATAAGCTGTCTACCGCTACAACACAATGCCACGAAGTGACGACCCTTCCTCCGCGCCAGCCAACTGCATCTTCAGGTACGAGGTCAAGCTGCTCGACATGCATGCGAGCATGACCGGTCTAAGGATGCACGGCATTAGCTCCAGGTAGGCGACAGAGTGTGGGTCCGCCATCCCAGCAGAAGTCGGAACAATGACAAAAATAGTCTCCCCACAGAATGTTGAAGTTGACAACATGCCGCGCCACGTGCGTGACCTGCGGCGTATCACGTCACCACCACCGGTCGTGGAGTCGATGAGGAGGATTACATGGACGCCGATGACTACTGAAAACACTCCAGCGGATTGCGAAGAGAGGCCGACTACAGATGAAGCAGAAGTCGtgagggagaatggagaggaaccGGAACGGCCCCTGCCGCGCCGCAGCTCAAGAGAACGCCGACCCATCGTCCCTTTTCAGTATTGTGACTTGCCTTAGGATCAAGCGGGAGTTGTATGCATATAACGgaatctttttttcattatgtatAGCGTTTCATAGGGACAAGTGATCTTTAGGATCAGGGGGGAGTGTGATATGGATGTAAGTGGAGAAATGTAATTATTAGCTTGCAACATGTATCGTTTGCTCGATGAAAGATTGAATTGTTCACTGATTCATGAACCCTCGAAATACTGAGCTCTTATGTGTGTTGGTAGTGAGCGCAGCGCTGGCAGGCAGTTGTCTCCAGCCGATTGTACCGTCGACGTCAAGTAAAGCGTCCTGATCTGTGTGCCGGATGTTTTGACTTTGCACCTCCCTGTACCTGACTGTGCCATCGTTCACGACACACTCTTCATCTCCAGTAATATGGCACATACTCCGCTGTCCCTTAACACTCCATTACATGCCGATGCTgctcaaattcatataaaaccTACCtacactcgtttttttttttttcccaacccAGCACACCAGTCAATCGGCAAGACCTCCTGACACTGCTACGCCAGTTTCCCTCACCCATCTTAACCCGTGAGATGCTACCCCGCCCTATGGGGCGGATGGTGGGCAGATGCTAGCCAGCCCAAATTGGCCGACGTGTTTTGACAATCTTTTGAGAAGTTATTACTAAGGAGACACCTGGCAACTTAACCTGTCGAGGGCAGGTTTGTATAAATTTATTGCGCCTTAAAGCGGCAAACTTTTTTAAATACATGGTAACATGTACAAAATAAGTGTAAACGTAAACGAGAACTCTTGAAACGATGTTatgtaatacatataaaacatacataataacattgaaaaatagatggaaacaataaaaacatgaaaatacaacAGGTAAATACAAGTAATACGTATTAAGAAAGACAAAcacataatcagagagagagagagagagagagagagagagagagagagagagagagagagagagagagagagagagagagagagagaggggttgtttAAGACAGGGGagtgtagagagaggaaagggaggtatgggaggtacggagagaggtgagagagagaggggggggttgtACAGGACAATTTCTAATTAAAGTGCCACACAGGACATGCCATCAATGAAGTAACGAGGCTAATGTCTTAAGGGCTGTCTGTGTCTTGCAGGACACACTCGCAGGACAGAGTAGCAGTCAGCACCCACCGAAGTGTGGGTGTCGCACCAGGATGACATCTAAATTATTGTCTTTGATAGTAAAGTCACAAACACTGAGCAAGGGCCGACCCTGTGGCAGTAGTGGTGCAGACTATTGGCGTTGGGCGCGTCGCACAGCTTGCAGTCGGAAAAGTGAGGAATGTCCCCAGCCGCAGGCACTTGCCACACTGGTCGGTATCGAAGTCGAAGTCGAGCAGCCACAATGTTATGCCTACGAACCATCAGACCGTGTCGGCGATACTTTGGTGGGGAGAGACGGAAGTGGTCAGAGTGCTGGATAGATACACTGTGAGGCCTCTCAGCCTCCGTGCGGTGGTGTGTTGAGTGAAGAGCTGCTGCGTGTATCGTTCTTTTGTAGTAGCGGGGGGAGGGTGTGGCGCCGTCGGGCAGGGGGAGTCGACATGCGTCCTTTGCTAGGAGATCCACCTGGTCGTTGGCTGCAATGCCAGCATGGGAGGGAATCCATGCGAAGTGAACGTTGAGGGAACTATCCTGAGCTGAGACTAACTGACACAAGATTTGTTGAGCTTGGCAGCGATGAGTGGGTTGTGGAGCCGAGAGGGCTTGAAGGGCTGACTGAGAGTCACACAAGATTACGCCATGCAGTTGGCGTTTGCAGAGTAAAGTAACGGCCAGCAGGAGTCCCCGTAACTCGCAGTAGGTGGAGCTGGACGAGTTAGGCAGCCTGCGGCCAACCCAGCCTCCCTCTGGTGGCTCTACGTCATGCGAGTACATAGCGCACCCCGCACTGCCATCTGGCTGCACGGAACCGTCCACGTAAAAATGGTGCGCGGCAGGGACAGAGGAGGACACCGCACTGATGTGCTCCAGTGTCATTTGTTTCTGCAGTGGTGGTGGGTCCGCCTTGGTAGTGGGTGTGGAGGTGACTTGTGGCGTGGAAATCCTCCAGGGAGGTGGACCATGATCAACCTAAACCACGGGAACACGCAGGTCAAGGCGCTGCAGGGTGGAGCACACTGTGTTGACGAGGGTGCGGACGCCGGGACGAAGTGGAGGGCGGGGCGCAGCGGGGTCAAGTGATGCTCTCAGGACGTGAGAATAGTGCGGAGTAAGATGGGGAGAGTGGAGGCAATTAACACTGAAGGAGGAGACATTGGCGTATATTCTCTCTTTAACTGGAGGAAGATCAAGCTCGGTTAGCATATTTACTATCCTGGTGGAAGTGGGATACCCAAGGATGTACCGCATCACTTTATTCTGGAATTTTTCTAAAGGTTCTAGGGAGGTCTTGGAGAGCTGACTGAGGGTTGGGGAGAGATAGTCTATGACTGATcgaataaaggtaaggtaaatggTTCTTGCCAAGGGGATGGAGATTCCGGCAGCATTATTACTCAGCCACTTGAAGGGGATAAAGCGTTGTTCTAGTCGGTGCAGGAGGTCCTGTATGATGGGATGGGTGCGCTGCCGAGCAGGTGTGGCAGGAGTGACGCGGGCCGGCGCTCCCAGGTACAGGTAATGTGTGCAGGGCGGGATGATACTGTGTCCTGCAGTGAGCACAGGAAGTACGCTGGGGCCCCGTGGAGAAAATATTCGACTCTTGTCAGGGGAAAGGATGAGGCCACAAGCAGACGCCGATTCATGGAAAGCCTGGAGGAAGCGCTGAAAGTCAGGAGCAGAGTTGGAATGCACACAGATGTCATCAGCGTAACAGAGGACAGCAGTACCGGGAATGTCGGGAAGAAGTGTCAGCAAGCGGTGCATCAGGATATTGAAAAGGAAGGGGCTTAACACCCCGCCCTGTGGAATACCAAGCTCGAGTTCCTTGTACGTACTACTTGCTCCTTTGAAGAGCACACGTGAGGTCCTGTTACGTAGATAACCACGTATCCATCGCAGGAGATTTCCCCGCACACCAAACTCAACCAGCTAGTCGAGAATAACCTCCCTGTTAGCAATGTCGAAAGCACTCTTGAGATCAAGAAAGACTACTACACTGGTGGGGGATAGGCGGGCGTACAGCTCCATCAGGTAGTGATGCGTGCTCCTCTGTGGCAGGAAACCATACAGACAGGGAGATAACTTATCTTGTAGACGAAACATGAGGCGGGTGAGGAGTACACGCTCTAACACTTTGCAGAAGCAGGAGGTGAGGGATATGGGCCTGAACTTATCTGTGCCAGGCTTTGGGATGGGCACAATGGTACTGGAGGTCCAGGCAGCCGGTACGTACCCCCTGCAGAAGCACAGATTGTAAAGTTGCAACAAGGGATTACCGGGGACTttgaggaggagtcggaggaccTGGTAAGTAACGCCGTCATCCCCGGGAGCCGTTGCCTTACACCTGGTGAGAGCACGGCGCAGCTCATCCCCTGTGATGAgcacgtcatcatcttcatccgctCGAAGGAGTACAGCCATTAGACGCAGGGTACGAACGTTCCTGTGGATGGAGAGAGCATATTGAATGTGGGCGGGAAGATTGCGTGCCTGCACCTGCTCAGACTAGGTATATATTAAATCTTGTGCATACTGGGCTGGGCTGTGGTGGAGAGCACTCGGGGATTTCCTCTTAATGACGCTGTTTATCATATGCCACATGGAGTCGACGCTTGTCTGATGGTTGATGACATCGGTGTATTTTCTCCAGGATTCCGTGTGCACACATTGTTGAAGGGCAACGAGGTCATCTCTGGATGCCTGGTACTGTAGAAGACGAGCAGGTGTTGGTTGCCCCTGAAAGGCAAGGCCGTCATCCACAGCCTTCCTTTCTGCCTGGAGAATACGTTGGTCCAGAGTCCAGGAAGAAGCCTCATGATTTCTCTTAACATGCGTACGCGTCACATAACGGGTGTAAAATTCGTGTGTTGAGCCAACTAGGGAAGAGTACAGGTTTTCAGGTGACTGGAAATCACATGTCGGTAGGAGACTGGAAATGTAGGATATGTAATTGGGGCAGTACTTCGGAGGAATGGTGATGCGGAGGcgagtatgaggaagagaaggtccaCTTGGCAGGGAATACTGAAGCCCAAGAGCGATGTGGTCGGAGAAGAGAGTGCGGATAGAAAAACACCTGACGTGCGACGCTACCAAGCCGGAGGTGATGATGTGGTCGAGCGTGCCACCTCGGGTGTGTGTGGCGCCCCCAGTAGGCCAGTGAgtgaggcggtggcggcggatgTACTCAAGCAGAGGCAGTCCACTACgatttggggtggaggagacatcACCTAAGGCGGGGTGCCGGGCATTGAAGTCACCCATGTAAATCATGCCGTGAGGCGCAGCTGCAGGGAGAGCAGGGAGATTGATCCTTCCTGGAGCAGAGTAGACATTGCAGAGCCGCAGCTTCCCATCACCCACCGTGATCTCAAAAAGCTGGAACGTCATGTCGTCATCTGTAGAGCAGCGCAGGAGCTGGTGGGGAATGGAGGAGTGAATGTAGCTCACAAGGCCATTCCTGACGTGATGAACATACGAGACGAAGCCAGGGAGAGGTGGAGCATCCTCAGGAACATGACAGCCTGCAAAAGCTTCTTGAATGAGTATGACGTGTGGGTGGTGGCGACCTATGTATGTTTTGAGAGAAGTCAGCTTTGGGTAGGTCTTGATTCCACAGGCATTCCAAGAGATGATGTGAAGCTGCATTCCGTTATTGAAGTCTGCCTTTGGGTGAACGGAAGGCCGGTGGGGACGTCAAAGAGCTGCCGCGAGGCGGGCGTCGTGGTGGGTCCTCAGGGAACCGTGCACTGAGCTTCTCAAAGCTGGCGGCGATGTTGTCCAGCCTCTCTGAGAAAGTGGTGACGGTCGCGACGAGGGCTTGGTTGGACTCGACAGGCATGTCGAGTGTGCGGCCGGCGGCGACCTGCTCGGCCCTAATGCTAGCCATACCCGCCTCAATGGCAGCAAAACGGGCATCAATAGCTTCGAAACGAGCTTCAATGGCCGTGCATCGCGCTGTCAACTTTGCGACAGCTTCACGAAGAGCGGTAACTTGTGGCGACTCAGGCGTGGTAGTGGCTGAAGAATGGGAGGTGGCGCCGGCCcgcggccgtggtggtggtgcttgacgGGAGGTGTGAAGAGCGGGAGGCAGCGCGTTGACAACTGAGACGGCAGCGGGGGAGCGACTCGCACAGCCATGCCACACGTTGACTCCTGGTTCGTGACAGCGAGGGCACTTCCACACTGATGTGTCTGCAGTGGACAGTGAAGGCTGCTTTGACGTAGAAGCACCATCAGCGGAGGTGGGCTGAGAGGGGGTGCTGTGTGGGCAGGTGCGGGAGTCGTGAGAGCCTGCACACCAGCCACACTTGTCAGAGGGGGTGGAACAATACCGGGATATATGGCCAATTCCCCAGCACTTGTAGCACCAAGGTTGCTCATCCTTCATCTTTCTAAGCTCGCAGggtggaaggcaaggaaggaagctaAAGGTGAATTCCGACGGTGGTGGGTCGGAGAGGCTCCAGGTGATAACAAGCCGACTGATGGGCGTGCCGTATTGGTGGAAACGACGAGCCGTGTATACGCCTGGCAGCTCCTTAGCCAAAGACGGGTCTACGCCGACAGGGAAGCGAGTGACGAGGTAAGTCGGGAATTTCCGTGGCCTCTCGATTGAGTCTTGAACCTCAAGCTTCAATGACAAAAATGCTCCTTTTACGGCGCTATCATTGATGTTAACACGCCTTCGTGAAATATAGACAAAGCGCGAGGTAACAGCTGACATTTTAACCTCTGCCAACTCTGTCAAGGTGGAACGCCTTAGTGACGTCAGAGAGCCAGCGAAGCTTCGTATCCACAGCCGGGCTGGCACAGAAGATGAGCTTTACATAATCAGTCCTTGGAGCAAATGCAGGGGGGACAAGCCCAGCACGGGATGAATTGTGAGGATCATggctggaaggggaagagataggagCCGTGGGATGAGGAGGCTCGATGTGCCCCGATGACTTGGGAGCGGGAGATGACGAGTCGCTCGTGTTCGAAGTCTGATCCATGGGCCGCttagtggaggtggagggctgGGTGGCAGAGGGGGGGACATCAACTTGAGGGTGCCAGGGGGTGGGGCCAAAACACTGCGTATTTAAATCCATTGGGGGCCAGTGTTGGTCTGTGATGTCCTCATCGTCACTGAGAGCAAGATCGGCTTCAACGGCGGATATGGAGGCAGGGCCAGAGTACTCCATATTGCTTCAGCAATACAGTACAGGTCAGAGTGTCAGTGACGAGCAGCATTGGGAGTATAGTGACGTGGGCATGACGTCACACTCCTCGAACTGCGCATGCGCAGACGGGGAAAACTCCGACAGGAGGGGTATGGCCGGGGAAGGGAATTTCTTATGGCAAAATATAAGCTAAGTTCAAAGCCCTCAAAACCCCTTACGCCACAAAACTGACGACTGGTGCTTACTGTCACTCTCTGTCAAGGCTGGAAAACAGCAGCTGGCAAGAAGCCCCAAAACTTCCTCAAAACAGGAGAGCTCTCTCAAGGGCTTGTTTACGTCCAGGCAGAGAGAGCGGAACCGCCGTTGTCCGAGGGCAGGTGAGACAGCAGGTCAGTCAGGCtccacctccttatcctcctccccctctttttcttccaatccccctaatccttttcctactccacctcctctctctctctctctctctctctctctctctctctctctctctctctcacactctctctctctctctcttcaaacgaCCTTATACCCCATTAcgttgttacttttttttgtacgagagagagagagagagagagagagagagagagagagagagagagagagagagagagagagagagagaaactcccttccaacacacacacacacacacacacacacacacacacacattgtaggcggtggctgagtggttagtgtgctggggtcacattcaccacgccatgaaCAACGTCGGTTCGATTCCCCACGctctacctgggatttttctgtcaccgtcgagtggcctaagactacccacatgctgtaaaGAAGATTTCCCATCAGCccgaactctagaagaaaccgtccagtgagtCAAGAATGAGTtatggggggcagcatgagccaagcataacaggcgccattataaaaattgcctgcgccatgacgggcttgggccgaccatctggctcctatagaaagcctaccggcgctataggcggggatgttaaacacacacacacacacacacacacacacacacacacaaacaaacaaacatacaagtaCACCACTTCAAAGAATTACAGGACACCTGGCAGATGGCTACGTTCAAGAAGATCCAACTGCCTTGCTAATCTCTTAATTGCCTTTACCTGCTGCCGCTAGCCATATAGACTTAAACGAGCCCAGTATTTTCAGCCAGTAACGATCAGAGATACTTGTCATGTCTAGTTATCATCTTTATCTTATGACTAAAATAAACGATCACATTCAcggttttattaaaaaaaaaatataactgtCGTCTGCACATTCATGAAACCAATCCTGATATGAGCCAAGTACCGATTAGATAAGGTCGTTCTGAGGCTATTATAAGCCACACTGGcggtcccgcagcttacgggttaataGTTGGGGATTTTAACAAGCGGTATACACTATGGGAGGATAACATCAACAACCCAAGAGGAGCCTGTCgcatctgtaattgaagacctTGATCTATGCATGCTGAACACCCGTCATCCAACTCACTACCACATGCAAACTGACACTAAGTCAAATGTTGccctctcactcagttccccgGATGCTTGTCTGGACCTAaggtgggaaatatcagaggatccTCTTGGTagcgaccactaccccatctACATTTCCCATTCCACCTTCCAAccgtcagagacacgccagtcctcgtcgacagaccgacttggtcggctagatgtcgatcgccgatagagtcggtctgtcggctccctgctacgggccgcctttggcaaaggcccgtgctccctcgtgcaagagggagcaagcTTCCCCCCTTTCCAACCGTCATCTCGACTATCGCGTTGGAAATTAGATCAGGCAGAGTGGGAGCTTTTTCGAACCATGAGTCACACGGAGACAACAATCGCTAGTTTTGAGACAAACGAGGCTTCATTTACCTTTTTCACGGCACATATTCACCGACCGGAAGATATTACAATCCCACAGACGATGGGGAATACACCACGCCGTCCTGTGCCATGGTGAACTGACAagtgcaagcaggcagtggcttgcCGTCGCCGTGCCTTCAACCGTTACAAGAGGCATAGGACCGAGTTCAACCATAACGCGtacaagaaagcacgagcacaAGCACGCTGGACACTGAAAGAAGCACGACGATCCTCATTTGCAAGTTATGGATCCACACTTAATTCTCAGACTCAAATGACACAGGTGTGTCATTTGAGTCATCAAGTCCGCCACCTGCACTGAAAATTAACAATAACTGGGAGCGCCATAGTCGCAGACATCATAGCCAGAGCATTTGCTGCTGTGTCTGAACAGGACTCAAGACCTTCCACTTGGATGAACAGGAGATACGCCAGCTAGAATTCTCTCATCTCTCAACTCAGAAATATAATACGCTCCTTTCTCAATGCGCGAACTACAATCAGCTCTTTCCCGCTGCAACGACACCTCGCCGGGTCCCGATAATATATAATATACCATGGTCCGACACCCTAGACCTAACACCATGACCTTTCTGCtccaaataaacaagaaaatctaGCAGACTGGTATCATGCCAAGTGTGTGGCACAAAGCCACTGTAATTTCCATCCGTAAATCTGGGAAGGATGATTCACAGCTTTTACACTATCGACTCATTGCTCTAACATTTTGCGTATAAGTAAACTCCTTGAGAAGATGGTAAACTTTCGCCTAGTACACCATCTAGAGAGCATTAGTCACCTGTTTCCTTAACAGCCAGGGTTTCGGAAGATGAGATCAACAGTAGACGCCCTCGTGCGTCTCGAGTCAGCTATCTGCCGCTCCTTTGCAGACAGATAGCTTATGGTGTGCATCTTCTTTGACCTTGAAAAAGCTTACGATACGACATGGAGATATGGGATACTAAAACAGCTTCTTGATTCTGGTCTCTGTGGAATGATGTCAAAGTTTATTGAGGGATTTCTTGGAGAACGGACTTTCCGAGTCAGAGTTGGTACGTCCTACTCACCATCCTATATGAACAGCAGAAATGAGCTCCCCAAGGAAGCGTCCCGAGTGTCACCCTCTTTGTCATGCCCATAAATGATATTACAACATCACTCCCTGAGAGGGTGTCATCCTCCCTCTTTGTTGACGACCTGGCAATCTCATACTCGTCGTCTAGGATGTCCACCGCAGAGCGTAGACTGTAAAATGCCATCGACAGGACATCCAGATGGGAGGAGGAACATGCATTCCGATTTTCACTTTCCAAGTCTgttgccatgcacttttgccgcctgagaggccaccatccagaccctgatctcatcatgtgcggttcacgtcaATCTGTTATggaagaacacaagttcttgggactcgcctttgacaggcgcctcacatggcttCTACACCTAAAAGCTTTAGAAAAAAAGAGCATGAGATCACTCAATCTCTTTCGTGTTCTGGCATGCACTTCATagggcgctgaccgcacaatactTCTACGCCTTTAGCAGGCACTCATCGGGTCAAGACTCTCCTACGGCCGCAAAGTatacacatcggcaacaaccgcccgcCTTAGCAcgcacacttgatgcagtccatcacgctgcAGTCCGGCTGTCAACAGGTGCCTTTAGATCATCCCACAAATCAAGTCTTATAGGTTGACGCTGGAGTGACACCCTAAGACTTGCATAGAGACGTACTTCTAAtttactggtacagactacaacgccaacctaacaaccctgcctacACCTTTTCCTTTGACACCAATGTAGATATAATATACAGAAAGaaacctctcctacctcgcccATTTGGTTTTCAtgtccggaatgtcattggggaactctcactaccatacttccctaTACATACTTCCATATACCCTTCCATCACAGCGTGGGAGTTCCCAAATACACATTTCTGTAGGTACTTCAACTTTAACAAAGCAAGTATCTCGGCGGGAACTGCTTAACAGCTTTTCCTGTCCCACACTGATCGTCACACCACTTCTCTACCAGTATAaacggacggctccaaatccgaaaGTTGGTGTTGGATTTGGAGCTGCCTTTCCGGACTTTTCCCGTTCCGCAACCTTACCTGCTAAAGCCTCAATTTTTGCcgcagaactatctgccattcttttatcatcatcactttGCCTGCCGGTGCTTTTactgtctactctgactcacaTGCAGCCCTGTCCGCATTAGAAGATTTTAGTAGCACCCACCCTATTCATTTAAATGCTTTTAGCTGGCTGGTTCTGGCCAAAAGTCTTGGCCATCAGATAATTATATGTTGGGTACccgcccacgtctctgtgcgtggtaatgaggaggccgatgaggtggcgcgggccgctgcttatcgccctccctcacagtgcgctcttctaTATAGGGATTTacatcccaccgtgcggtctgcacttaagagggtgtggcagcgcaggtgggagGCTGTGGTTGCCACGAAACAGATTAGGAAGTCATGACCAGGGATCTGTGTCCCTGGTCGTATTCACATAAGATAAGTCTATTAGtaaatacgtctgtgctgtttatctatcacctaactctactaattatgtaaaattatttgactacttgaactctaaagtggagcacatcttgacccactctcccttcgctgaaatctccatcttgggagatgtcaatgttcaccaccagctttgactttcatcctctttcactgaccagcctggtgaacaagcctataactttgGTCTCttgaacgacctagagcagttggttcagcaccctacacttatccccgaccgtcttggagacagacccaacatactagacctcttcattACCTCGAacattctgcttactctgtcaaactgttttttccgttgggctcctccgatcacaaccttatttatgtatcatgTCCTTTTGCTCATTTACAtcatctggacccaccgaaaaggcgatgcttctggcattttgtttcaactcggtggggcgacctgaggatgtactattccgatttcccgtggattgattactgcttccaggatagagacccctctgtatgtacccagcgcattacagaggtgattgtctctggaatggaggcatacattccacgtactttctctactccttatgctaaaaagccttggtttaatcacgcttgttatcgtgttgtcaaagatagagaagcagctcacaaaaggtaacagagccttcgcactcctactaaccaagATCTTTATACTTCATACAAATAGAATATAatagaatcgtgccaaatctattcttcgacttaccaaaacatctttcataaatata includes:
- the LOC126980806 gene encoding proteoglycan 4-like — translated: MEYSGPASISAVEADLALSDDEDITDQHWPPMDLNTQCFGPTPWHPQVDVPPSATQPSTSTKRPMDQTSNTSDSSSPAPKSSGHIEPPHPTAPISSPSSHDPHNSSRSHDSRTCPHSTPSQPTSADGASTSKQPSLSTADTSVWKCPRCHEPGVNVWHGCASRSPAAVSVVNALPPALHTSRQAPPPRPRAGATSHSSATTTPESPQVTALREAVAKLTARCTAIEARFEAIDARFAAIEAGMASIRAEQVAAGRTLDMPVESNQALVATVTTFSERLDNIAASFEKLSARFPEDPPRRPPRGSSLTSPPAFRSPKGRLQ